A window of Sander vitreus isolate 19-12246 chromosome 18, sanVit1, whole genome shotgun sequence contains these coding sequences:
- the LOC144533565 gene encoding uncharacterized protein LOC144533565, with amino-acid sequence MMAVWCMSGALLLVLLTGLSYSYPMKQVGANPASAGSNWLLLSDGFAPSRSWAASKTVSNPAQSSFQNAPAPPGYAQGSSAGPAPPASKQGISWDVAPPSPFSAGASTGPSTQQFASSGSVPQPLGLSIVSQPDASLPQYRAGELIQEQRSFEQGNSESETEEQGSLLPPPPVIYAAPPPQGFNGRPVLSGLAPYPYPNPYPYYDYMFLTGQYPPGTYTYASNSLEQGRDSWEEARYTKDNYPSTQQAENIPYKHRTVRQASIGSASHGQSGAATGQQQLYSGVGVQGSYSQLG; translated from the exons ATGATGGCTGTTTGGTGCATGTCAGG GGCTTTGCTCCTTGTTCTGCTGACTGGTTTGAGTTACAGTTACCCTATGAAGCAAG TTGGTGCAAACCCTGCTTCTGCTGGCTCTAACTGGCTGTTGCTTTCTGATGGATTTGCCCCTTCTCGTTCTTGGGCTGCCTCTAAAACTGTCTCAAATCCAGCTCAGTCCAGTTTTCAGAATGCACCAGCACCTCCAGGATATGCTCAAGGCTCTTCTGCAGGCCCAGCTCCCCCTGCCTCTAAACAAG GGATTTCCTGGGATGTTGCACCTCCCAGTCCCTTTTCTGCTGGAGCATCCACAGGACCTAGCACTCAGCAGTTTGCCTCCAGTGGATCTGTCCCTCAACCACTTGGCCTTAGCATTGTGAGCCAGCCTGACGCTTCTCTTCCACAGTACCGGGCAGGTGAACTGATCCAGGAACAGAGAAGCTTTGAGCAAGGCAACTCTGAATCTGAGACCGAAGAGCAAGGTTCCTTACTACCACCTCCTCCTGTTATTTATGCTGCACCACCTCCACAAGGCTTTAATGGCAGACCTGTGCTATCAGGCCTGGCCCCTTATCCTTACCCAAATCCTTATCCTTACTATGACTACATGTTCCTGACTGGCCAGTATCCTCCAGGCACGTATACTTACGCCAGCAACAGCTTAGAGCAGGGGAGGGACAGCTGGGAGGAAGCTCGCTACACAAAGGACAACTATCCCAGCACTCAGCAGGCCGAGAACATCCCTTATAAACATCGGACCGTCAGGCAGGCGAGTATTGGGAGCGCTAGTCATGGTCAGAGTGGCGCAGCGACTGGACAACAGCAGCTCTACAGTGGAGTTGGTGTACAAGGTTCTTACTCGCAGCTGGGCTGA